One window of the Methanomassiliicoccaceae archaeon DOK genome contains the following:
- a CDS encoding queuine tRNA-ribosyltransferase containing PUA domain protein — protein sequence MLDIVARSQRGRVCEYSRDGNVLETPAMIRSEPEGPVCIAAGEGGRVLRLFGAEVPLESGLLTTASSGMGSPSVVKDGVQVVRLPLPEDLAIDDSAEVVVVPNAYELRKDPRRIVDVVVRLREAAGFGRLLCMLGIGEPSTVAMLSYMGVDLFDDSLPRAAGLERVLLMPEAEVAMGDGDVAGANVDYMEAELAKVRMFIRADRLRELADQRSFSSPSNVALLRLYDQNAYGYAEETCSTVGCRFSCNSTQALRRPDLKRYRDRMRDYRKPEHKRILLLLPCSAKKPYHISKTHRAFASAIHTAQHDTLVHEVIVTSPLGMVPRELDACYPANSYDIPVTGEWKCEERAMIREMVGSLIQQGYDKVICHLGDDYELVEGLAEMECTVVGDPTSPKSLENLDKALRAAAKGMEPVDYLVDRNNLARGLLEFQFGRDIADLLMDENTYAIGKFPYWKFIREDPEDRKKKTQLGMMTPERGMVSLTLEGAEILAGVGYATVEIMDFELKGNLFAVGVIRADPRIRIGDEAIIVCDGQVRGVGVAMMCGREMTDLKRGIAVKVRHKIKS from the coding sequence ATGTTGGACATCGTCGCCAGGTCCCAGAGGGGAAGGGTCTGCGAATATTCTAGGGACGGGAACGTCCTCGAGACGCCCGCAATGATCAGGTCGGAGCCGGAGGGCCCCGTGTGCATCGCCGCCGGAGAGGGCGGGAGGGTGCTGAGGCTGTTCGGTGCGGAGGTCCCGCTGGAGAGCGGACTGCTGACGACGGCGTCTTCGGGCATGGGGTCCCCGTCCGTGGTCAAGGACGGGGTCCAGGTCGTGAGGCTGCCCCTGCCGGAGGACCTGGCCATCGACGATTCCGCGGAGGTGGTCGTCGTCCCGAACGCCTACGAGCTCAGGAAGGACCCCCGCCGCATCGTGGACGTCGTGGTCAGGCTCAGGGAGGCCGCCGGGTTCGGCAGGCTGCTCTGCATGCTCGGCATCGGCGAGCCGTCCACAGTGGCGATGCTGTCCTACATGGGGGTGGACCTGTTCGACGACTCGCTCCCCAGGGCGGCAGGGCTGGAGCGCGTGCTGCTGATGCCGGAGGCCGAGGTGGCCATGGGGGACGGGGACGTCGCCGGGGCCAACGTCGACTACATGGAGGCGGAGCTCGCCAAGGTCAGGATGTTCATCAGGGCGGACAGGCTCAGGGAGCTGGCGGACCAGCGCTCGTTCTCGTCGCCTTCCAACGTCGCCCTGCTCAGGCTGTACGACCAGAACGCCTACGGATACGCCGAGGAGACGTGCTCCACCGTGGGATGCAGGTTCAGCTGCAACTCTACCCAGGCGCTCAGGCGCCCGGACCTGAAGAGGTACAGGGACCGCATGAGGGACTACCGCAAGCCGGAGCACAAGAGGATACTGCTGCTGCTCCCGTGCTCGGCCAAGAAGCCGTACCACATCTCCAAGACCCACAGGGCGTTCGCATCGGCGATCCACACCGCCCAGCACGACACCCTGGTCCACGAGGTCATCGTCACCTCCCCGCTGGGCATGGTCCCCAGGGAGCTCGACGCCTGCTACCCCGCCAACTCCTACGACATCCCCGTGACGGGGGAGTGGAAGTGCGAGGAGAGGGCGATGATCCGCGAGATGGTGGGCTCCCTCATCCAGCAGGGGTACGACAAGGTCATATGCCACCTCGGGGACGACTACGAGCTCGTCGAGGGGCTGGCCGAGATGGAATGCACGGTGGTCGGGGACCCGACGTCTCCGAAGTCCCTGGAGAACCTCGACAAGGCCCTGAGGGCCGCCGCAAAGGGGATGGAGCCCGTGGACTACCTCGTGGACAGGAACAACCTGGCCCGCGGGCTGCTGGAGTTCCAGTTCGGCAGGGACATCGCGGACCTCCTCATGGACGAGAACACCTACGCCATCGGCAAGTTCCCCTATTGGAAGTTCATAAGGGAGGACCCCGAGGACAGGAAGAAGAAGACCCAGCTCGGAATGATGACGCCCGAGAGGGGCATGGTCTCACTCACCCTGGAGGGTGCGGAGATCCTCGCAGGGGTCGGATACGCAACCGTAGAGATCATGGACTTCGAGCTGAAGGGCAACCTGTTCGCTGTCGGCGTGATCCGCGCGGATCCTCGCATACGCATCGGTGACGAGGCGATCATCGTCTGCGACGGGCAGGTCCGCGGAGTGGGTGTCGCGATGATGTGCGGACGCGAGATGACCGACCTCAAGAGGGGCATCGCGGTGAAGGTCCGTCACAAGATCAAGTCCTGA